A genomic window from Bdellovibrio sp. SKB1291214 includes:
- a CDS encoding J domain-containing protein, which produces MSFQTSFKQILREKMGETPLNSGNYSSVMDSDPIHMAYLLGRVNKTELQTPRGQYPRPAVRPQRKPHNFSPAQRQSFEFFKCWIHGLAEGFTETELRKAFRQAALILHPDHGGNTQQFMDLKEHFEVLRGVFQS; this is translated from the coding sequence ATGAGTTTTCAGACGAGCTTCAAACAAATTTTGCGCGAAAAAATGGGTGAAACCCCTTTGAACAGCGGAAATTACTCTTCTGTCATGGACTCCGATCCCATTCACATGGCTTACCTTCTTGGTCGAGTGAATAAGACAGAGTTGCAAACTCCACGTGGACAATACCCTCGTCCTGCAGTTCGTCCACAACGTAAACCTCATAACTTTTCCCCCGCACAACGCCAGTCTTTCGAGTTCTTCAAATGCTGGATTCACGGCTTGGCAGAGGGTTTTACTGAGACTGAATTGAGAAAGGCCTTTCGTCAGGCTGCCTTGATCCTTCACCCCGACCACGGGGGCAATACCCAACAGTTCATGGATCTTAAGGAACATTTCGAAGTGTTAAGAGGCGTTTTCCAGTCTTAA
- a CDS encoding sensor histidine kinase: MKFMSLPFEDHRKRFLYMKIMYFVGAAMSAFYIYRFAVTFAAPAYNDVLIPLFVTILIGPPLLWYRFKMYRTAAVLLLLSLMFMMIMLIHLTGGMMAPGIFWLATVPLATAILFGTRGAISGYFTVVAAFAVFWINNKMQTSPNVIPSAEVFREELITNLIVFFTFTSITTHVYLRNEAVYTQNLREKHNDVENLLRVLLHDIANTLSSMTLQLIRAKEEQSVTGQELEKMERAVQEINNLLNQVRHLKSVKDGKAKLPLRPMSLAKIINDIYENAESMSAPKGIKLSLEMSRDKMLVNAEKTILGNVVLLNIISNAVKFSHPGGRIDIRAVTDERHVLIIVQDYGVGIPQDILNNLFDVGSQTSRPGTQGEKGTGYGMPLVKEYIQMLGGSIEVTSAEMTTESQPQGTKVTLRLPLAE, translated from the coding sequence ATGAAATTTATGTCGTTGCCTTTCGAGGATCACCGCAAACGCTTTCTTTACATGAAGATTATGTACTTCGTGGGCGCCGCTATGTCAGCATTCTATATATATAGATTTGCCGTCACCTTTGCGGCTCCGGCTTACAACGACGTTCTTATTCCCCTTTTTGTCACGATCCTAATTGGTCCACCCTTGTTGTGGTATCGCTTTAAGATGTATCGCACAGCTGCGGTCCTGCTGTTACTGTCCTTGATGTTCATGATGATCATGCTGATTCATCTGACCGGCGGGATGATGGCGCCGGGAATTTTCTGGCTGGCCACGGTTCCCTTGGCGACGGCGATTTTATTTGGAACGCGAGGGGCAATATCAGGCTATTTCACCGTCGTTGCGGCTTTCGCGGTGTTTTGGATCAACAATAAAATGCAAACGAGTCCCAACGTGATCCCCTCAGCTGAAGTGTTTCGGGAAGAACTTATCACGAACTTGATCGTGTTTTTCACTTTCACCAGCATCACCACCCACGTTTATCTGCGAAATGAAGCTGTCTATACTCAGAACCTGCGCGAAAAACACAACGATGTGGAAAACCTTCTGCGCGTGCTTTTACACGATATTGCGAACACCCTCTCCTCCATGACTTTGCAGTTGATTCGCGCCAAGGAAGAACAATCCGTGACCGGTCAGGAGCTTGAAAAGATGGAGCGCGCCGTTCAAGAGATCAATAACCTTTTAAACCAAGTGCGCCATCTGAAGTCAGTGAAAGATGGTAAAGCCAAACTTCCCCTGCGCCCCATGTCGTTAGCTAAGATTATTAACGATATCTATGAGAATGCAGAATCTATGTCAGCTCCTAAAGGCATCAAGCTTTCGCTCGAAATGTCTCGGGACAAAATGCTCGTGAACGCAGAAAAAACCATTCTAGGGAATGTTGTTCTATTGAATATCATTAGCAATGCCGTGAAGTTCTCGCACCCCGGGGGCCGCATTGATATTCGTGCGGTAACTGATGAAAGGCATGTGCTCATCATTGTGCAAGACTATGGCGTTGGCATTCCTCAAGATATTTTGAATAATTTGTTCGATGTCGGCAGCCAAACCAGCCGCCCCGGCACACAAGGAGAAAAAGGCACCGGATACGGAATGCCTTTAGTAAAAGAGTACATTCAAATGCTAGGCGGATCGATTGAAGTCACATCCGCCGAGATGACCACCGAGTCACAGCCGCAAGGAACAAAAGTCACATTGCGACTGCCTCTAGCAGAATAG